The following proteins are encoded in a genomic region of Buchnera aphidicola (Aphis nerii):
- the atpD gene encoding F0F1 ATP synthase subunit beta: MTTGKIIQIIGAIVDVEFEQNAVPKIYNALEVKNQNITLILEVQQQLGSGVVRTIAMGSTDGLKRGLIVIDLGHYIKVPVGQATLGRIINVLGQTIDNKGPLKNIDGSKIENWEIHRSPPSYQEQDTSQEILETGIKVIDLICPFAKGGKVGLFGGAGVGKTVNMMELIRNIAIEHSGYSVFTGVGERTREGNDFYYEMKDSKVLDKVSLVYGQMNEPPGNRLRVAFTGLTIAEKFRDEGKNVLLFIDNIYRYTLAGTEVSALLGRMPSAVGYQPTLSEEMGLLQERITSTKKGSITSVQAVYVPADDLTDPSPATTFAHLDSTVTLSRQIASLGIYPAIDPLNSTSRQLDPNIIGEEHYNTARGVQSILQRYQELKDIIAILGMDELSEEDKKLVSRARKIQRFLSQPFFVAEVFTGFPGKYVSLKDNIRAFKGIIEGEFDDLPEQAFYMVGSIEEVQEKSKTL; this comes from the coding sequence ATTACTACTGGAAAAATTATTCAAATTATTGGTGCTATAGTAGATGTAGAATTTGAGCAAAATGCGGTACCAAAAATATACAATGCTTTGGAAGTAAAAAATCAAAATATAACACTTATTTTAGAAGTCCAACAACAATTAGGATCTGGTGTAGTTAGAACTATTGCCATGGGATCTACAGATGGATTAAAAAGAGGTTTAATTGTTATTGATCTCGGACATTATATTAAAGTACCTGTAGGGCAAGCTACATTAGGTCGAATCATAAATGTATTAGGTCAAACAATAGATAACAAAGGACCTTTAAAAAATATAGATGGTTCTAAAATAGAGAATTGGGAAATTCATAGATCACCGCCTAGTTATCAAGAACAAGATACTTCTCAAGAAATCTTAGAAACAGGCATTAAAGTTATTGATTTAATTTGTCCTTTTGCAAAGGGTGGTAAAGTTGGTTTATTTGGTGGTGCAGGTGTTGGAAAAACAGTAAATATGATGGAATTAATTAGAAATATTGCAATAGAACATTCTGGTTATTCAGTTTTTACTGGAGTTGGTGAAAGAACTAGAGAAGGAAATGATTTTTATTACGAAATGAAAGATTCCAAAGTATTAGATAAAGTATCACTGGTATATGGTCAAATGAATGAACCACCAGGAAATCGATTACGTGTTGCTTTTACAGGATTAACTATTGCAGAAAAGTTTCGCGATGAAGGTAAAAATGTTTTATTATTTATTGATAATATATATCGTTATACTTTAGCGGGAACAGAAGTATCAGCATTACTTGGAAGAATGCCTTCTGCTGTAGGATATCAACCTACTTTATCTGAAGAAATGGGTTTATTGCAAGAAAGAATTACATCAACTAAAAAAGGTTCAATTACTTCTGTTCAAGCAGTTTACGTTCCTGCAGATGATTTGACTGATCCATCACCTGCCACAACATTTGCACATTTAGATTCAACCGTAACACTAAGCCGTCAAATCGCATCTTTAGGTATTTACCCAGCTATTGATCCTTTAAACTCTACAAGTCGTCAATTAGACCCCAATATTATTGGAGAAGAACATTATAATACAGCACGTGGAGTTCAGTCAATATTACAAAGATATCAAGAACTTAAAGATATTATTGCAATATTAGGAATGGATGAACTTTCAGAAGAAGATAAAAAATTAGTTTCGAGAGCCCGAAAAATACAGAGATTTTTATCGCAACCATTTTTTGTAGCAGAAGTATTCACTGGTTTTCCAGGAAAATATGTGTCTTTAAAAGATAACATTCGTGCTTTTAAAGGAATAATAGAAGGTGAATTTGATGACTTACCAGAACAAGCATTTTATATGGTAGGTTCAATTGAAGAAGTTCAAGAAAAATCAAAAACATTATAA
- a CDS encoding F0F1 ATP synthase subunit epsilon, with protein MSMDFYLDIVSFEKRIFSGLVEKIRVSGSEGEMGIYPGHTQLLSIIKPGIVYIFHQNKTEECLYISGGILEVQPSIISILADIAIRGVDLDRKRILEAKKQAEEFFKYKDKKIKQDDVLLKISKEIAKLRVLEIMDKFK; from the coding sequence ATATCTATGGATTTTTATTTAGATATCGTAAGTTTTGAAAAACGTATTTTTTCTGGTTTAGTTGAAAAAATACGAGTTTCTGGTAGTGAAGGAGAAATGGGAATTTATCCCGGTCATACACAATTATTGAGTATAATTAAACCAGGAATAGTATATATATTTCATCAAAATAAAACAGAAGAATGTCTCTATATATCAGGAGGAATTTTAGAAGTTCAACCTTCTATTATTTCTATATTAGCAGATATTGCTATTCGAGGTGTAGATTTAGATCGAAAACGTATTTTAGAAGCAAAAAAACAAGCTGAAGAATTTTTTAAATATAAAGATAAAAAAATAAAACAAGATGATGTTTTATTAAAAATATCAAAAGAAATTGCAAAACTTCGTGTTCTTGAAATAATGGATAAATTTAAATAA